A single window of Pseudarthrobacter psychrotolerans DNA harbors:
- the thiS gene encoding sulfur carrier protein ThiS: MNITLNGSRHSVADDASITTLISQITGRPLAANGQATDGQKLGVAVAHNSEVVPRSQWFVTALAEGDDVELVTAVQGG, from the coding sequence ATGAACATCACTCTCAACGGCTCGCGCCATTCCGTGGCGGACGACGCCTCCATTACCACCCTCATCAGCCAGATCACGGGCCGTCCGCTCGCGGCCAACGGCCAGGCGACAGACGGGCAGAAACTCGGCGTCGCCGTCGCCCATAACTCCGAAGTAGTACCCCGCAGCCAGTGGTTCGTCACGGCGCTCGCCGAAGGTGACGACGTCGAACTGGTCACCGCAGTCCAGGGAGGCTGA
- the thiO gene encoding glycine oxidase ThiO, translated as MPPATSNPPETASASPAAVLHADVAVIGGGVIGHAIAWEARRSGRSVVLIDDAPGNGASWAAAGMLAPVSELHYQEEDLLELMLASSGLWPAFAADLALAGAGETGYLTTPTLAIGADAADRRALMDLRAVQQASGLVVEPLTVRAARTRESLLSPAISCALDIPADHQVDPRKLVACLQEVLAVHEPGAGTAVAGARGGFAVDQRAAALLWEDGRVSGVKLAHGGTVQARETIVANGLQAASLDGLPEGLQLPLRPVYGDILRLAVPQHLRPLLTSTVRGMVHGVPVYIVPRQDGTVVIGATQREDALAGTGDGAVSAGGVYQLLRDAQVLVPAVSELELLECTARARPATPDNAPLLGRVPVRAAGTGSGHSTGNIAGLIVATGFFRHGVLLAPAAAAICRDLLDGRTDPRWGALSPARFSEKHQVAGTEHGPAGAPSPPKDISSMKDLDPQKETA; from the coding sequence ATGCCCCCCGCAACAAGCAACCCACCTGAGACTGCATCAGCCAGCCCGGCGGCCGTGCTGCACGCCGACGTGGCAGTCATCGGCGGCGGAGTCATCGGCCACGCCATAGCCTGGGAAGCCCGGCGATCCGGCCGTTCCGTCGTGCTGATCGATGACGCGCCCGGGAACGGCGCCAGCTGGGCAGCCGCCGGCATGCTTGCCCCTGTGAGCGAACTGCATTACCAGGAGGAAGACCTCCTGGAGCTGATGCTGGCATCCTCCGGCCTGTGGCCTGCCTTCGCGGCAGACCTCGCCCTGGCGGGGGCTGGAGAGACCGGATATCTGACGACGCCGACCCTCGCCATCGGCGCGGACGCTGCGGACCGCCGGGCGCTGATGGACCTCCGGGCCGTGCAGCAGGCCAGCGGCCTGGTGGTGGAACCCCTGACCGTCCGTGCGGCCAGGACGAGGGAATCCCTGCTCAGCCCGGCAATATCCTGCGCCCTGGACATCCCCGCCGACCACCAGGTGGATCCACGGAAACTGGTGGCGTGCCTCCAGGAAGTCCTGGCCGTCCACGAACCGGGAGCGGGAACCGCCGTGGCAGGTGCCCGCGGGGGATTCGCCGTTGACCAGCGGGCCGCTGCCCTTCTCTGGGAGGACGGCCGCGTCAGCGGCGTGAAGCTCGCCCACGGTGGAACCGTCCAGGCGCGCGAGACCATCGTGGCGAACGGATTGCAGGCGGCGTCGCTGGATGGTCTCCCGGAAGGACTGCAGCTGCCCCTGCGGCCTGTCTACGGTGACATCCTTCGACTGGCAGTTCCGCAGCACCTGCGCCCGCTCCTGACCTCGACGGTCCGCGGAATGGTCCATGGCGTGCCGGTCTACATCGTTCCCCGGCAGGACGGCACCGTGGTGATCGGGGCAACGCAGCGGGAGGACGCGCTCGCCGGGACAGGCGACGGTGCTGTCTCGGCCGGCGGCGTCTACCAGTTGCTGCGTGACGCCCAGGTCCTGGTGCCGGCCGTCTCGGAGCTTGAACTCCTGGAATGCACGGCGCGGGCAAGGCCGGCGACTCCGGACAACGCGCCTCTTCTCGGCAGGGTACCGGTCCGGGCCGCCGGGACCGGCAGCGGGCACAGCACGGGGAACATTGCCGGGCTGATTGTTGCCACCGGGTTCTTCCGCCACGGAGTGCTGCTTGCTCCGGCGGCGGCGGCGATCTGCCGGGACCTGCTGGACGGCCGGACGGATCCTCGATGGGGGGCGCTCAGCCCCGCCCGCTTTTCCGAAAAGCATCAGGTTGCCGGCACAGAGCACGGACCGGCCGGAGCGCCGTCTCCGCCCAAGGACATCAGCAGCATGAAGGACCTCGACCCACAGAAGGAAACAGCATGA
- the thiE gene encoding thiamine phosphate synthase has product MNAQSFAAAGTSSAISSAPESLTGTDPADGIDTGLPHSARLYLCTDARHDRGDFGEFVDAAFAGGVDIIQLRDKAIEAAEELELLAVVQAAAERHGKLWAVNDRADIAMLSGAPVFHIGQKDLPVASARTLLGAPTAIGLSTHTAEQIEGAIRLSGGLTSERGLDYFCVGPVWATPTKPGRAAVGLDLVRYAADAVRAAGGTQATFPWFAIGGIDLGNVEQVVEAGAGRIVVVRAITEASDPAAAAAALLAALDAGAS; this is encoded by the coding sequence ATGAACGCGCAATCTTTCGCCGCTGCAGGCACGTCCTCCGCCATCTCTTCCGCCCCCGAATCCTTGACGGGAACAGACCCCGCCGACGGTATAGACACGGGCCTCCCGCACAGCGCCAGGCTGTATCTGTGCACCGACGCGCGCCATGACCGCGGCGACTTTGGCGAGTTTGTGGATGCGGCTTTTGCCGGCGGCGTCGACATCATCCAGCTCCGCGACAAGGCGATCGAGGCGGCGGAGGAGCTGGAGCTGCTGGCCGTGGTTCAGGCGGCGGCCGAACGCCACGGAAAGCTGTGGGCTGTCAACGACCGTGCGGATATCGCGATGCTGTCCGGCGCCCCCGTCTTCCACATCGGGCAGAAGGACCTGCCGGTCGCGTCCGCCCGCACCCTGCTCGGGGCACCCACGGCGATCGGGCTTTCCACACACACCGCCGAGCAGATTGAAGGTGCCATCCGGCTGTCCGGCGGGCTGACGTCCGAACGCGGCCTTGACTACTTCTGCGTCGGACCGGTCTGGGCCACTCCCACCAAACCCGGCCGCGCCGCCGTCGGCCTTGACCTGGTGCGGTACGCGGCGGATGCCGTCCGCGCTGCCGGTGGCACCCAGGCCACTTTCCCCTGGTTTGCCATCGGAGGCATCGATCTCGGCAACGTGGAGCAGGTGGTGGAGGCCGGTGCCGGCAGGATTGTTGTGGTGCGTGCCATCACCGAGGCCTCCGATCCCGCAGCAGCGGCGGCGGCGCTCCTGGCGGCCCTGGACGCGGGCGCATCCTGA
- a CDS encoding RNB domain-containing ribonuclease encodes MSHHRLAPNVHEQTNDLAAALSALRTELELPGPYPAEAVRDAEAAVAAHELPGADLTDVEFLTIDPASSTDLDQALFIERAGPGYRVLYAIADVPSFVRPGGGLDAETRRRGQTFYAPDGRIPLHPEVISEGAGSLLAGQLCSAYVWEFGLDDPATVSTVSVRRATIRSRAKLSYRGVQAELDAGTAGPVLQLLKEVGLKRVELERQRGGASLNMPEQEIVQLPDGGYRIAAAPQLPVEDWNAQISLMTGMAAADVMLAGKVGILRTMPAPDERSLRHFRLQTEALGKPWDGKISYGEYLRSLDPTEPRQLAILHSAGMLFRGASYTAFDGTVPDHAIQSAIGAAYAHTTAPLRRLIDRFVLVICEALSNGKPVPDWAREALPSLPEIMAGSDQLASRMERMALDTVEAALLVNHVGQEFDAIVISGSKPQKDNGNGNGKNGNGARNGAAKNGNGPSGIIQIAEPAVTARCAGDLESGTKVRVRLISSDIAAREVHFQLLA; translated from the coding sequence GTGTCACATCATCGGTTGGCCCCCAATGTCCACGAGCAGACCAACGACCTCGCGGCGGCACTGAGCGCCCTGCGGACCGAGCTGGAACTACCGGGACCCTACCCGGCGGAGGCGGTCCGGGACGCGGAAGCGGCAGTGGCCGCCCACGAGTTGCCCGGCGCCGACCTGACGGACGTGGAATTCCTCACCATCGATCCGGCGTCGTCCACTGACCTGGACCAGGCCCTGTTCATCGAGCGCGCGGGCCCTGGCTACCGGGTGCTTTACGCCATCGCCGACGTGCCGTCCTTTGTCCGCCCCGGCGGCGGACTGGATGCCGAGACCCGGCGCCGCGGCCAGACGTTCTACGCCCCGGACGGCCGTATCCCGCTGCACCCGGAGGTCATCAGCGAAGGGGCCGGCAGCCTCCTGGCCGGGCAGCTCTGTTCCGCCTATGTGTGGGAGTTCGGGCTGGACGACCCCGCGACGGTCTCCACGGTGAGTGTCCGGAGGGCCACCATCCGCAGTCGGGCCAAGCTGAGCTACAGAGGGGTGCAGGCCGAACTCGACGCCGGAACCGCCGGTCCTGTCCTGCAGCTCCTGAAGGAAGTGGGCCTCAAACGCGTTGAGCTGGAGCGGCAGCGTGGCGGCGCCAGCCTGAACATGCCTGAGCAGGAAATCGTGCAACTGCCCGACGGCGGCTACCGGATTGCCGCGGCGCCGCAGCTTCCGGTGGAGGACTGGAACGCCCAGATTTCCCTGATGACTGGAATGGCGGCGGCAGACGTGATGTTGGCGGGAAAAGTGGGCATCCTGCGCACCATGCCCGCCCCGGACGAGCGCTCCCTGCGTCACTTCCGCCTCCAGACCGAGGCCTTGGGCAAGCCGTGGGACGGCAAAATCAGCTACGGCGAATACCTCCGCAGCCTTGATCCGACAGAGCCACGGCAATTGGCCATCCTGCACTCCGCCGGCATGCTGTTCCGCGGCGCCAGCTACACGGCGTTCGACGGCACCGTGCCGGACCATGCCATCCAGTCCGCCATCGGCGCCGCCTATGCCCACACCACAGCACCGCTCCGGCGCCTCATCGACCGCTTTGTCCTGGTCATCTGCGAAGCCCTGAGCAACGGCAAACCGGTACCGGACTGGGCGCGGGAAGCCCTGCCGTCCCTGCCGGAGATCATGGCCGGATCCGACCAGCTGGCATCGCGGATGGAACGCATGGCGCTGGACACCGTGGAGGCCGCGCTCCTGGTCAACCATGTGGGCCAGGAATTCGATGCGATCGTGATCTCCGGCTCCAAGCCGCAAAAGGACAACGGAAACGGCAACGGGAAGAACGGCAACGGCGCCAGGAACGGCGCTGCGAAAAACGGGAACGGTCCCTCGGGGATCATCCAGATCGCCGAACCCGCAGTGACGGCCCGCTGCGCCGGGGACCTGGAATCCGGCACCAAGGTGCGGGTCCGCCTGATCTCCTCCGATATTGCCGCCCGCGAGGTCCACTTCCAGCTGCTGGCCTGA